In the genome of Solibacillus silvestris, one region contains:
- a CDS encoding signal recognition particle-docking protein FtsY, with protein sequence MSFFKRLKEKLAGNSEQQEQHDQQVDLLPLDEQVQEENRLIETVEEEDPNSEQIVEKEQEETIEQPAIEEIQPVEEEISNQSDTDVVEQPQKESAWSITQKFKAGLEKTRNSFTSKVNDLVARYRKVDEDFFEELEDVLLQADVGFETVMELMDKLRFEVQRQNIKDTNGIQAIISEKLVEIYESGEENLTELNIQQSGDLTVILFVGVNGVGKTTTIGKLAHRLKSEGKSVMLAAGDTFRAGAIEQLQVWGDRVGVEVIAQSEGSDPAAVMYDAIRAAKNRGVDILICDTAGRLQNKVNLMNELEKVHRVISREIPDAPHEVLLALDATTGQNALVQAQMFKEATNVTGIVLTKLDGTAKGGIVLAIRNKLRIPVKFVGLGEKMDDLQPFDAERYVYGLFAEGLEKELKKSEE encoded by the coding sequence ATGAGTTTTTTTAAGCGACTGAAAGAAAAACTGGCAGGTAATAGTGAACAACAAGAACAACATGATCAACAGGTGGATTTGTTACCGCTTGACGAACAAGTACAGGAAGAAAATCGATTAATTGAAACTGTCGAGGAAGAAGATCCTAATTCTGAACAAATTGTTGAAAAAGAACAGGAAGAAACAATTGAACAGCCGGCAATTGAAGAAATTCAACCTGTTGAAGAGGAGATATCGAATCAATCGGACACTGATGTTGTGGAACAACCTCAAAAAGAGTCTGCCTGGTCGATTACACAAAAGTTTAAAGCAGGATTAGAAAAAACACGTAATTCTTTCACTTCTAAAGTAAATGATTTAGTTGCACGTTACCGTAAAGTGGATGAAGATTTCTTTGAAGAACTTGAAGATGTATTGCTGCAAGCGGATGTAGGCTTTGAGACCGTGATGGAATTAATGGATAAATTACGTTTTGAAGTACAGCGTCAAAACATTAAAGATACAAATGGAATTCAAGCGATTATATCTGAAAAGCTTGTTGAAATTTATGAATCTGGCGAAGAAAATTTAACAGAATTAAATATTCAGCAGAGCGGAGATTTAACGGTTATTTTATTTGTTGGTGTAAATGGTGTCGGTAAGACAACGACAATCGGTAAATTGGCCCACCGTTTAAAATCAGAAGGGAAATCAGTGATGCTGGCAGCGGGTGATACTTTCCGTGCCGGTGCCATTGAGCAGCTGCAAGTATGGGGTGACCGTGTCGGTGTAGAAGTCATAGCACAGTCAGAAGGTTCCGATCCGGCAGCAGTAATGTATGATGCCATTCGTGCAGCCAAAAACCGAGGTGTCGATATTTTAATTTGCGATACAGCCGGCCGTCTGCAAAACAAAGTCAACTTAATGAACGAACTTGAAAAAGTGCACCGTGTAATTTCTCGTGAAATTCCGGATGCACCGCATGAAGTATTGCTCGCATTGGATGCGACAACAGGCCAAAATGCGCTTGTTCAGGCTCAAATGTTCAAAGAGGCAACAAATGTAACTGGTATTGTTTTAACAAAACTGGATGGTACGGCAAAAGGCGGTATTGTATTGGCAATTCGCAATAAACTGCGCATCCCGGTGAAATTTGTAGGACTTGGTGAAAAAATGGACGATCTGCAGCCATTCGACGCAGAACGTTATGTATACGGTTTATTTGCCGAGGGACTTGAAAAAGAACTTAAAAAATCAGAAGAGTAA
- a CDS encoding transcriptional regulator translates to MKKVTIADVAKEANVSVSTVSQFMNQRYEYMSVETRAKIQLAVEKLRYRPNILARSLKNKGTQTIGIIVANIMYTFTTHIVHHLERQFQQHGFQVIVCNANDNPQLEREHIDLLLAKQVEGFILFPTGNNKDLYDYLYNSNIPVVFLDRMIANVKIPSVLLNNEKAIDLAVGELLNKGYSNLAIVAGSIEQNITPRVERLEGFRKALNNRGIAYGEHQIIATSAEKLPEQFNHLLTEVNLDGIIAGNDRMLLAILHYLKEHAPDFLAKIGIAVIDEMPLAKFMSTKLTTIEQPTEEMAKQAVHLFLQIKKSGYTEELLSAYRFDPILV, encoded by the coding sequence ATGAAAAAAGTAACAATTGCCGACGTTGCTAAGGAAGCAAATGTTTCGGTCAGTACCGTTTCACAATTTATGAATCAGCGCTATGAGTACATGAGTGTTGAAACACGGGCAAAAATCCAGTTAGCCGTTGAAAAACTGCGCTATCGACCAAATATTTTAGCACGAAGCCTGAAAAACAAAGGCACACAAACAATAGGGATTATAGTTGCCAATATTATGTACACGTTTACTACGCATATCGTCCATCATTTAGAGCGTCAGTTTCAGCAACACGGTTTTCAAGTCATTGTGTGCAATGCAAATGATAACCCGCAACTGGAACGTGAACATATTGATTTGCTGCTCGCAAAGCAGGTAGAAGGATTTATTCTTTTCCCTACAGGCAACAACAAAGATTTGTATGACTATTTATATAACAGTAATATACCGGTTGTATTTTTAGATCGTATGATTGCCAATGTGAAAATTCCAAGTGTTCTATTGAATAATGAAAAAGCAATCGATCTGGCAGTTGGGGAACTGTTAAATAAGGGGTATAGCAATTTAGCTATTGTGGCAGGCTCGATCGAACAAAATATTACGCCACGTGTCGAAAGGCTAGAAGGTTTCCGCAAGGCATTGAATAATAGGGGGATAGCTTATGGAGAACACCAAATAATTGCTACTTCAGCAGAAAAACTGCCTGAACAGTTCAATCATTTGCTTACAGAAGTCAACCTCGACGGTATCATTGCCGGAAATGACCGCATGCTGCTTGCAATTTTACATTATTTAAAAGAACATGCTCCGGATTTTTTAGCGAAAATCGGTATTGCTGTAATTGACGAAATGCCATTAGCTAAATTTATGTCTACAAAATTGACAACGATTGAACAGCCAACAGAAGAAATGGCCAAACAAGCCGTTCATTTGTTTCTCCAAATCAAAAAAAGCGGCTACACAGAAGAATTATTATCCGCATACCGTTTTGATCCCATTTTAGTATAA